Sequence from the Phaeodactylum tricornutum CCAP 1055/1 chromosome 20, whole genome shotgun sequence genome:
aagccGGTGGCGTCCTCCGGGACAGCTATCTCGAAGAAGGATTCCTGCTCAACAAGACCGTCGGGACGGGACAACCCAAGCGCGTGGAACACGCCAAAATTCTCGTCGCCAACACATCCATGGATACGGATAAAATCAAAATTTACGGATCCCGGGTCAAAGTGGACAGCATCGATAAGATTGCCTCCATCGAAcaagccgaaaaggccaagatgAAGGACAAGGTGGACCGTATTCTGACACACAATTGCAACGTCTTTATTAATCGACAATTGATCTACAACTATCCCGAATCTCTCTTTGCCGAACGCGGGGTCATGGCGATTGAACACGCCGATTTTGAAGGCGTCGAACGATTGGCCGCTGTTCTCGGCGGTGACGTGGTTAGCACGTTCGACAATCCCGACAAGGTCACGTTAGGAGAGTGCGCGTTGATTGAAGAAGTACGTACTCGGCAACGACAATTTCGTGTCGGTGGTACGGTTGCGTGGGCAATTCCATTCTCACTATATGCTCACAACCTTGCTTGgtgttcgttcgttggttCGTTGTAATTGTTCTAGATCTTTGTGGGTGAAGACAAGGTTTTGCGTTTCAGCGGTTGCAAATCCGGTGAAGCCTGTTCTATTGTCTTGCGCGGTGCGTCTACCCACGTCCTTGACGAAGCCGAACGTTCCTTACACGATGCCTTGGCTATCCTAACATCCACCGTCAAGGAACCCCGAACGGTGTACGGTGGGGGGTGTACCGAAGTGGCCATGGCTGCCGCAATCGACAAGGCCGCGGAAGAAACGCCCGGCAAAAAAGCGCTCGCCATGGCCGCCTTTGCCCGAGCCTTGCGTCAATTGCCGGCCATTGTcgccgacaatggcggcTACGATTCGGCCGAACTCGTCACGCAGCTGCGGGCGGCCCACGCCGCCGGCAAGGCCTCCCACGGACTCGATATGTACCAAGGAACCATTGGTGATATGGAAGCACTCGGTGTACGCGAATCGTTCCAGTCGAAATTGCAAGTCTTGCTGAGTGCGTCCGAAGCGGCCGAAATGATTCTCCGGGTCGACGATATCATCAAGGCGGCCCCGCGGCGGAGAGACGAGTACGGGTATTAGGACCAGCGGCCGACCGGTAGCGAGTGGTAGTCCTCCGTGACGGTTATCTGGTAACAAGTCGTTGGACCATACCTATCGCGCCATTCGCTAGAAGAATTGTTTCACTCGTACTCAGAAGTCTTTGAAGGGTTCAATTGGTGGGGAAAGGCACGGCGCAAAAACCTGGCTTGCTCCAATTGCTGGGTGGATTGTTGTAGAGCTTAATTGACCATGATATGATCGATTCCTTGACGGCATCGCGTCTAATAGACGTGATTGGATTGCCAAGCAACATTGCGTGTTCcagtgtgtgtgtttgtgtataTATATTCATTCCTATACATACAGTTTTCAAGGAGATTCGCGTATAAACTAGTCGTCGCTGGCCAGCCATCTGCACGAAAGTCCTTTTTGGGCAATACTCGCCCCGGTCTTTCCTGTACCAGACATTGACAAGTACTCTTAGGGAATCTACATCTTACAACGTCAGTGATGCTGATCAGATTGAGAGCGGAGCGGTAACACGTTTCGCAGTCAACCTGGTGACGGATACCTCAGCGAATTACAAACAGATAAACTCCCGTCCTTGGAATAGAAATTGCTTTTGTCAGCCCAGTGAATTCTTCTGATATGAACTGATGTTGAGTGGTGAAGTTGTATAATTAGGATAAGGTAGGAGATTCAAGTACAGACCCGATCTTTTTCGGGTCGACAAATACCGTTGTTGGCGGAGGCTGTCAATGTTAAAATAAGGCCCACGCCATGAAAATACTTGGAGAGTTCCGGTTTTTGCAACGTCGAAGCGGAGAGTGATTGGAATCTGCTGTGCAAGTTGCTTACGTGTTCAGCATATTTACAACTCAAGCAAAAACTGATGAGGCATCGTTGACATTTGACTTTGTTCTTCTGATGCTTCGATTCTTGTTCATGTCAGTAAGTACAAGTACGGAGAAAAACTGACTATCACCAATACGGCAGTGAAATTACAGAGTCTGGTCCATTTGTTTGGGTAGTAGGCCTTGTTACCAATTCGTTCCCCGTGCCTTCGTGATTGTTGCTGCAATACGGATTATACTGCCTGTTTCTCACGGTGACcaaaccaaaagcttgcTACCAAGCCTCCCCAATCCGACATCTTGTCGTTTTTGATCCATTTTGCGGATACTTAAAATCCGTTTGCAGGGGCATTCAGGGAGAGAGGCACCAACGAGATGGTAGGTATCAGTTTAAAGACTACGCTTTGATTGTGTTGTCTGTCCGTTAGTAAGGAATGGATCATTACGCAAAAGTGTGTCACAGGGTAGTAAACTTATGGAGTTGCATGTATTCACTGGGAAGCACACAGGAACTGCCACTGCAAAACAGATGGGCGTTTCAACTTTTCCGTTTGAATATCAGAACACATATAGGTATTCGAAATCGAAAATCCGTATATACGCACGGTACCTTGCTGGATCACCTGCGAAACGATCAAAACGCGTGCAGATACACCGGTGTAAATCGTTTAAACTTTTCAATTGGATGCAAACCTTACACACTCCGGCCGTTTGACCGATCCCTTAAGATTGATTGGAATTCTAGCTTCCGTTTATATGAATCCAATTTTAATGGATCGCGGGACGAGCCAATTGCTAACGATGTTCAATTCAGATAGCTGACAAAAAAATATTTCACCAGAACACAATCCGAAGACCATTACTTGCGGCTCAGACCGATAGTCAAATACTGCACCGGAAACTAGTTGCCGTAATCAAAATAGAGGCTATATCCAGCAACCAGACGCTATAAGCATCTACCATTGAAGCCCTGTCGACTTTTGACGCTACAACTAGCGAGACGAGAAATTTGCTTTTCCGCTTCAAATCTAGCCTACGTCAGTCCGGAGCAAATTgctgactgacagtgagttgcgAGGCTTTCCTCTCGAAATCAAATTTGTGGAGGATACTCAACGTCCACGGAGAAGACATACAATGAAGACTATCAGGCCAGTTGGTATCCTCCGTCGCCCTTCCCGTTATCTCTTCACCAAAATATGCCCGATGCTCTTGCTTGCCCTTTTTTTCGTCTTGCAAACCATCATATTGAAATGGTATCAAGCTCGTGCCGGCATTATCAACAACTACCGGACGGTATATTTGACAACAAAGGCATGTGATCCACACTGTAATTCTGGGATTTCGGATATTATCATTGGCACAAACACCAGAAAGATTGC
This genomic interval carries:
- a CDS encoding predicted protein, whose protein sequence is MEQAYISEGTSIDKGENARLSSFVGAIAIADLVKTTLGPKGLDKILQKVDPHDQSISVTNDGATILRSVHVDNAAAKVLVDIARVQDDEVGDGTTSVAVLCGELLREAEQLVTQRIHPQTICAGWRLARQVARQALLDASQQATDEDVFREQLLQIATTTLSSKLLTHEKAYFANLAVDAVLRLKGSRNLEHIQVLKKAGGVLRDSYLEEGFLLNKTVGTGQPKRVEHAKILVANTSMDTDKIKIYGSRVKVDSIDKIASIEQAEKAKMKDKVDRILTHNCNVFINRQLIYNYPESLFAERGVMAIEHADFEGVERLAAVLGGDVVSTFDNPDKVTLGECALIEEIFVGEDKVLRFSGCKSGEACSIVLRGASTHVLDEAERSLHDALAILTSTVKEPRTVYGGGCTEVAMAAAIDKAAEETPGKKALAMAAFARALRQLPAIVADNGGYDSAELVTQLRAAHAAGKASHGLDMYQGTIGDMEALGVRESFQSKLQVLLSASEAAEMILRVDDIIKAAPRRRDEYGY